The Halovivax ruber XH-70 genome includes the window CGACGTTTCTCGCCTTGACGGTGTTCCCGCGGGCGATGCCGAGTGCTTCCTCGATCTCTTCGTCCGGGATCGTCTCGGTCGTGACTATCTCCATGTGAGAATAGTAGGAGAACCAAACAGTTTATCTTTGCTATGCCGTGCTAATCCGTTCGCCAACACGTTCGACGATCGCCCCTTCGGCCGACCCATCCGTCGAGGGGCAACGTGGCTGCCTGTGGCCGGTCGATTACGCGACACCGAGTTCGTCCAGCAGCGTCCGGGCCGCCGCGTGCGAGGATTCGGGACCGCGGCCAGTGACGAGGTCGCCGTCGACTTGCACCGAGGTGTCGGCGTCGAGTTCGGCGTCCCAGTTCGCGCCGACGGCGCGGACCTCGTCTTCGACCCAGTAGGGAAGTTTTCGCCCGTCCGGCAGCAGGTCTCGGTCGTCGACGATCCCCTCCTCCCAGGCGTTCGGAAAGCCGGTGACGGTTCTGTCCGCTGCGAGGAAGTCGCCGTCGGCGTCGCGCGTAAACGCCAGGAGCCCCACGGCGTGACAGACGACGAGCGCTTTGCCATCCTCGCCCGCGACGGTCTCACTGAGGAGCTCACGGGCGTGGTGATCCTGCGTCACGTCCCACTCGACTCCGTGGCCGCCGGGGAAGAAGACGGCGTC containing:
- a CDS encoding DJ-1/PfpI family protein yields the protein MTAILFVVSEHGYWAEECVDPLTTLSDAGVEITVATPTGEPPVVDDMSLDPDEVGEETAEHVRTVIDSDERLADPIALADAVADDYDAVFFPGGHGVEWDVTQDHHARELLSETVAGEDGKALVVCHAVGLLAFTRDADGDFLAADRTVTGFPNAWEEGIVDDRDLLPDGRKLPYWVEDEVRAVGANWDAELDADTSVQVDGDLVTGRGPESSHAAARTLLDELGVA